The Thiomicrorhabdus lithotrophica DNA segment AATATCCAAGAAGATTCTTCTTAAGTTATCCATAACTGAACGTCGTTTTGATTCAGTAGGATGCGCCGTAAAAACTGGAATGTAGTGAAGTTTGTTTAACAATTCTTGAACCTGAGAAGCATCCATTCCTTGTTCTTTAAACTCACCAACAGTATTTAGCACTGAGCCAGTCCATAAAGGACCATCTGATTTTAACTGACTTTGTCTTTCGTAATAATGGTGTTCTTCTTCAGCAAGGTTTACAAGGCTGAAATATAGGTTGAAGGCACGAATAATAAGGTTTAATTCATCAGAGTTTCTAGATTCAATGAAAGCCTTAAGTTCTTGGCGCAATTCTGGATCATCTTCTTTTTGAAGTTTGATATAACCTTTACGAAGCTTTTCAATAGCACTATAGGTGTCTTCACCTACTTGCGAAGTGATGACTTTTCCTAAGATATTTCCTAATAGTTTTACGCGCGCTCTTAACTGCTTATCACGATTTTCAGCTGCCATTTTTACTCTCAGTTTTTCTAAACAAAATTAGCAACTATTATATCAGAAATTCCTGATTAGTTGAGTTAACAAAGGGGATTAAGTGTTAACAAATGACGGTTAGAGAAGATTGGTTAATGAATGGGTTAAATAATTTACTGAAGTTAATAAAAAAGCCCTCTAAAAGAGGGCTTTAGTAACGAGGATAATAGTCTTTTAAATTAGGTTCTATTTCGCTTCGTAGGCTTTAACACCGTTTAGGATTTCTTGACGTGCAGCTTCAACATCACCCCATCCATCAACTTTAACCCATTTACCTGGTTCTAGATCTTTATAGTGGCTGAAGAAATGCTCTACTTGTTCTTTTAACAGAGGGATGTCTTCTACTTTTTCAATTTTTGAATAGATAGGTGATAGTTTATCAACAGGTACTGCGATAACTTTAGCGTCTTCACCACCGTCATCAGTCATATTGAAGATGCCGATAGGACGACAACGAATAACTGAACCAACTAGTAATGGATGTGGTGTGACTACTAGTACATCAACTGGATCGCCATCATCAGATAATGTGTCGTTAATGTAACCGTAGTTTGCTGGGTATGCCATTGTTGCACCCTGAAGACGGTCAACCCATACTAAGTCCGTATCTTTGTCTA contains these protein-coding regions:
- the ppa gene encoding inorganic diphosphatase, which translates into the protein MGYSAVPAGKDVPNDVNVIIEIPAFAAPVKYEVDKDTDLVWVDRLQGATMAYPANYGYINDTLSDDGDPVDVLVVTPHPLLVGSVIRCRPIGIFNMTDDGGEDAKVIAVPVDKLSPIYSKIEKVEDIPLLKEQVEHFFSHYKDLEPGKWVKVDGWGDVEAARQEILNGVKAYEAK